The Pyxidicoccus sp. MSG2 DNA segment GCAGGTGCCGCAGGGCGTCGTCTTCTGTCTCCATGACCTCGGGAATCCTCTCGCCCGGCAGGCGTTTGTGCGGGCCGCGTGGCCGCCAAGTGTAGGCTTCCCCGCACCTTTCCGTGAAAGGAGACCCGCCCCCCGCGGGTATTCGACCAAGCATGCGCCAGGCCCTCACCGCAGCGCTCTTCCTCGCGAGCCTCCCCGTCGTCGCCCAGGAGCAGAAGCCCCTACCCGTCATGTCCCAGCCCCAGCGCAAGTCAGACCCGTTCCTGCGCCAGTACTCGGAGACGCGCCGCTTCATGAGCGGCCGCCCCGTGGGTGTGAAGATTGCCCCCGACGAGAAGTCGGTCCTCTTCCTGCGCACCTCGCCCACGTCCAACGTGCAGATGCTCTACGCGTTCGACGTGGAGTCCGGGCAGGCGAAGGAATTGCTCACCCCCGAGGCCATCCTCAAGGGCGCCGAGGAGACGCTCACCCCCGAGGAGAAGGCCCGCCGCGAGCGCATGCGCGTCAGCGCCCGGGGCTTCACCGGCTATCAAATCTCCGAGGACGGCACCCGCCTGCTGGTGCCCCTGTCCGGCCGCCTCTACGTGGTGGAGCGCGCCAGCGGCAAGGTGACGGAGCTCAAGACGGGCGCCGGCACGTTGGACCCGAAGTTCTCTCCGGACGGCAAGCAGGTGGGCTACGTGCGCGAGCACGACGTCTACCGCATCGACATCGCCGCCAATAAGGAGCAGCGCGTCACCACCGGCGGCACCGAAGCGAAGACGCACGGCCTGGCCGAGTTCGTCGCCCAGGAGGAGATGAGCCGCTTCTCCGGATACTGGTGGAGCCCGGACGCGAAGTCGCTCGCCTACACCGAGTCCGATACCTCCGAGGTGGAGAAGCTCACCATCGTCGACGTCATGCACCCCGAGCGCGGCGGCGAGGACTTCGCGTACCCGCGTCCCGGCAAGGCCAACGCCAAGGTGCGCCTGGGCGTCGTCCCCGTCACGGGTGGGAAGACGACGTGGGTGAGCTGGGATGCGACGAAGTACCCGTACCTCGCCACCGTCACCTGGCCCAAGGGCGGACAGCTCACCATCCTGGTGCAGAACCGCAACCAGACGGAGGAGCAGCTGCTCGCGGTGGACCCGCGCACCGGCAAGACGACCGAGCTGCTGGTGGAGAAGGACAACGCCTGGGTGAACCTGGAGCAGGACTTCCCGCTGTGGCTGGAGGATGGCAGCGGCTTCCTCTGGTACACCGAGCGCAACGGCGGTCCCGAGGTGGAGCTGCGCAAGGCGGACGGCTCGCCGGACAAGAGCCTGGTGAAGCCGGACGCGGGCTTCCGCTCCCTGGCGCGCTTCGTCCAGAAGGACCGCACGCTCTACTTCAACGGCGGCGCCAACCCCACCGAGAGCTACCTGTGGCGCGTGAAGGACGGCGGCACTCCGGAGAAGGTGTCCAGCGGCGCCACCGGCCCGGGCACCGAGGGCGGCACCGTCTCCAAGAACGGCGGGCTGCTGATGCTCAACGCCTCGGGCCCGAAGTCGATGCCGAAGACGCTGGTGCTGCGCGCGGACGGCACCCGCGTGGGCGAGCTGCCCGAAATCGGCCAGGAGCCGCCCTTCACGCCGAACATCGAGGTGCGCCAGGTGGGCCCGAAGAAGTTCTGGGCCTCCATCGTCCGCCCGCGTGACTTCAAGAAGGGCCAGAAGCTGCCCGTCATCGTCGAGGTGTACGGCGGCCCCACCACCACCGTCGTCCACCAGAACATGGGCGCCCACCTGATGGCGCAGTGGATGGCGGACCAGGGCTTCCTCGTCGTGAAGTTCGACGGGCGCGGCACCCCGCTGCGCGGCGCCGCCTGGGAGCGCGAGGTGAAGTACGACTTCGCCACCGTCACCATCGAAGACCAGGCCGCCGCGATTCAGGAGCTGGCGAAGGAGGTGCCGGAAATCGATATCAACCGCGTGGGCATCGAAGGCTGGAGCTTCGGCGGCTACATGTCCGCGCTCGCCGTCCTCAAGCGCCCGGACGTCTTCAAGGCCGCGGTGGCCGGCGCCCCGGTGGTGGACTGGCTCGACTACGACACGCACTACACCGAGCGCTACCTCGGCGTGCCCCAGGAGCACCCCGAGGCATACGAGAAGAGCTCGCTGCTCACCTACGCGAAGCAGGACAAGCCCATTGGCAAGCTGCTGCTCATCCACGGGACCGCGGATGACAACGTGTACTTCTTCCACACGCTGAAGCTGTCGGACGCGCTCTTCCGCGCCGGCAAGCAGCACGACCTGCTGCCCCTGAGCGGCCTGACGCACATGGTGCCCGACCCCGTCGTCACCGAGCGCCAGTGGGAGCGCGTCATGGACCACTTCAAGCGCAACCTGTAGCCCGCGCTGCCCGGCTCGGTCCGCGCTGCCCGCGCGGCCCGCCCGAGGGCCCATGCCGCAAAGCAAGAGGCCCGGTCCCTGGAAAGGGGGCCGGGCCTCTGTTTCATCTGCCAGTCCGGAAGGAGTGGCTGACGGACGCGTTACCCCGCGGCGCGGACGTTCTGCGCCTGCAGGCCCTTGGGGCCGCGGGTGACCTCGAACTCCACCTTCTGGCCCTCGGCCAGGGTGCGGAAGCCATCCA contains these protein-coding regions:
- a CDS encoding S9 family peptidase, coding for MRQALTAALFLASLPVVAQEQKPLPVMSQPQRKSDPFLRQYSETRRFMSGRPVGVKIAPDEKSVLFLRTSPTSNVQMLYAFDVESGQAKELLTPEAILKGAEETLTPEEKARRERMRVSARGFTGYQISEDGTRLLVPLSGRLYVVERASGKVTELKTGAGTLDPKFSPDGKQVGYVREHDVYRIDIAANKEQRVTTGGTEAKTHGLAEFVAQEEMSRFSGYWWSPDAKSLAYTESDTSEVEKLTIVDVMHPERGGEDFAYPRPGKANAKVRLGVVPVTGGKTTWVSWDATKYPYLATVTWPKGGQLTILVQNRNQTEEQLLAVDPRTGKTTELLVEKDNAWVNLEQDFPLWLEDGSGFLWYTERNGGPEVELRKADGSPDKSLVKPDAGFRSLARFVQKDRTLYFNGGANPTESYLWRVKDGGTPEKVSSGATGPGTEGGTVSKNGGLLMLNASGPKSMPKTLVLRADGTRVGELPEIGQEPPFTPNIEVRQVGPKKFWASIVRPRDFKKGQKLPVIVEVYGGPTTTVVHQNMGAHLMAQWMADQGFLVVKFDGRGTPLRGAAWEREVKYDFATVTIEDQAAAIQELAKEVPEIDINRVGIEGWSFGGYMSALAVLKRPDVFKAAVAGAPVVDWLDYDTHYTERYLGVPQEHPEAYEKSSLLTYAKQDKPIGKLLLIHGTADDNVYFFHTLKLSDALFRAGKQHDLLPLSGLTHMVPDPVVTERQWERVMDHFKRNL